From Ramlibacter tataouinensis, the proteins below share one genomic window:
- the minC gene encoding septum site-determining protein MinC: protein MTVASAGRAPATFEIKSANLPLVSLLLKSADLCALAQELNARFGDIPDFFDHDPLVLDLSPLKGKGEIDFGELLHLLRGYRVLPVAARGGSAAQMAAALSAGLAAAPDALVAVPASVSAPAPAGPVAAAPAVVEASPVAALVVDKPLRSGQQVYARGRDLVVLSMVNPGAEVIADGHIHVYAPLRGKAIAGARGNTEARIFSTCLEPELISIAGVYRTSDVPLPAGVLSRPTQVRLVGGAEGKLVMDPIAAA from the coding sequence ATGACCGTTGCCTCCGCAGGCCGCGCCCCTGCCACGTTCGAGATCAAGAGCGCAAATCTCCCCCTGGTGTCACTGCTGCTGAAGTCGGCCGACCTCTGCGCGCTGGCGCAGGAGCTCAACGCCCGCTTCGGCGACATCCCGGATTTCTTCGACCACGACCCGCTGGTGCTCGACCTGTCGCCCCTGAAAGGCAAGGGCGAGATCGATTTCGGCGAGTTGTTGCATCTCTTGCGGGGCTACCGCGTGCTGCCGGTGGCCGCGCGCGGCGGCAGCGCGGCGCAGATGGCCGCGGCGCTGTCGGCCGGCCTGGCCGCCGCACCCGATGCGCTGGTGGCCGTGCCGGCGTCGGTCTCCGCGCCCGCGCCTGCCGGACCCGTGGCGGCCGCGCCGGCCGTCGTGGAAGCCAGCCCGGTCGCGGCACTGGTTGTCGACAAGCCGCTGCGCTCGGGCCAGCAGGTGTACGCGCGCGGCCGCGACCTGGTGGTGCTGTCCATGGTCAACCCCGGCGCCGAAGTCATCGCCGACGGCCACATCCACGTCTATGCACCGCTGCGCGGCAAGGCGATCGCCGGCGCGCGCGGCAACACCGAGGCCCGCATCTTCTCGACCTGCCTCGAGCCTGAACTCATTTCCATCGCCGGCGTGTACCGCACGAGCGATGTGCCCCTGCCCGCCGGCGTGCTGTCGCGCCCGACCCAGGTGCGCCTGGTCGGCGGCGCCGAGGGCAAGCTGGTGATGGACCCGATAGCAGCAGCCTGA
- a CDS encoding TIGR03915 family putative DNA repair protein gives MDARLASEIDLAGFREEARALLAHQVPPDAVHWETAQAQNSDFFMDPSEGPERVRGVPKAASAIVPASFLRLCEMVVLHNDPERFALLYRLLWRLVHEPGLRNNPGDSDMLHAHQMGQAVRRDLHKMKGFVQFRAVHDIAAQPLMLAWHEPTHHIVEAIAPWFAKHLAQSRWVIFTPERSVEFDGRKLHFGLGLPRAAVPPSGAGDALWLAVYHRVFGERAIAVNDAAADPLP, from the coding sequence ATGGACGCGCGGCTGGCCAGCGAAATCGACCTGGCGGGTTTCCGCGAGGAGGCCCGGGCGCTGCTGGCGCACCAGGTCCCGCCCGACGCGGTGCACTGGGAAACCGCGCAGGCGCAGAACAGCGACTTCTTCATGGATCCCAGCGAAGGCCCCGAGCGCGTGCGCGGCGTGCCCAAGGCCGCCTCGGCGATCGTGCCGGCTTCGTTCCTGCGCCTGTGCGAGATGGTCGTGCTGCACAACGACCCGGAACGTTTCGCGCTGCTGTACCGGCTGCTGTGGCGGCTGGTGCACGAGCCGGGGCTGCGCAACAACCCCGGGGACAGCGACATGCTGCATGCCCACCAGATGGGCCAGGCGGTGCGGCGCGACCTGCACAAGATGAAGGGCTTCGTGCAGTTCCGCGCCGTGCACGACATCGCGGCGCAGCCGCTGATGCTGGCCTGGCACGAGCCGACGCACCACATCGTCGAAGCGATCGCGCCCTGGTTCGCCAAGCACCTGGCGCAGTCGCGCTGGGTGATCTTCACGCCCGAGCGCTCGGTGGAGTTCGACGGCCGCAAGCTTCACTTCGGCCTCGGCCTGCCGCGCGCCGCAGTGCCGCCATCTGGCGCCGGCGACGCGCTGTGGCTGGCGGTCTACCACCGTGTGTTCGGCGAGCGCGCGATCGCGGTCAACGACGCCGCCGCCGATCCCCTGCCCTGA
- a CDS encoding lysylphosphatidylglycerol synthase domain-containing protein, translated as MAARTLPRNALVKPRPRGHRAEHGGRLQRWRDSAWWTWAKRALTLAFFALVFFLLARYAQRLDWDEVLDSLKQTPAATLAAAAGLALCSHLLYSCFDLIGRHYTGHALQTRAVMAVTFISYAFNLCLGSLVGGIAFRYRLYSRLGLKNGDITRIVSMSMLTNWLGYMLLGGLLFLFHPLQLPPSWHMGNYGLQWAGAALLLVACGYAFACLRFGDHVWDWRGHEVYLPPWRVALVQLAVSCTNWSLMAGVVWFLLGRQIHYADVLTVLLIGAIAGVVTHVPAGLGVLEFVFVTLLSHLVSEGRLIGALLGYRAIYYIVPLVVAALLYLYMEVHGKDKHHVEGRRLHARGS; from the coding sequence ATGGCCGCGCGCACCCTGCCCCGCAACGCGCTGGTCAAGCCGCGCCCGCGCGGCCATCGCGCAGAGCATGGTGGCCGCCTGCAGCGCTGGCGCGACAGCGCATGGTGGACCTGGGCCAAACGCGCGCTCACGCTGGCCTTCTTCGCGCTGGTCTTCTTCCTGCTGGCGCGCTATGCCCAGCGGCTTGACTGGGACGAGGTCCTCGATTCGCTGAAGCAGACGCCGGCCGCCACACTGGCGGCCGCCGCCGGCCTCGCTCTCTGCAGTCATCTTCTTTACAGCTGCTTCGACCTGATCGGACGCCACTACACCGGCCATGCGCTGCAAACGCGGGCGGTGATGGCGGTGACCTTCATCAGCTATGCCTTCAACCTGTGCCTGGGCTCGTTGGTTGGCGGCATCGCCTTCCGCTATCGGCTGTACTCGCGGCTGGGCCTGAAGAACGGCGATATCACCCGCATCGTTTCGATGAGCATGCTGACGAACTGGCTGGGCTACATGCTGCTGGGCGGGCTGTTGTTCCTGTTCCATCCGCTGCAGCTGCCGCCGAGCTGGCACATGGGCAACTACGGGCTGCAGTGGGCCGGCGCGGCGCTGCTGCTGGTCGCCTGCGGCTACGCCTTCGCCTGCTTGCGGTTTGGCGACCATGTATGGGACTGGCGCGGCCATGAGGTTTACCTGCCCCCCTGGCGCGTCGCGCTGGTGCAGCTGGCGGTGTCGTGCACCAACTGGAGCCTGATGGCGGGCGTGGTCTGGTTCCTGCTGGGCCGGCAGATCCACTATGCCGACGTGCTCACCGTGCTGCTGATCGGCGCGATCGCCGGTGTGGTGACGCATGTGCCGGCGGGCCTGGGCGTCCTCGAGTTCGTGTTCGTGACACTGCTGTCGCACCTGGTGTCCGAGGGCCGCCTCATCGGCGCGCTGCTCGGCTACCGGGCGATCTACTACATCGTGCCGCTGGTGGTGGCCGCGCTGCTGTACCTCTACATGGAGGTGCACGGCAAGGACAAGCACCACGTCGAAGGCCGGCGCTTGCACGCGAGGGGCAGCTGA
- the clsB gene encoding cardiolipin synthase ClsB, producing MSPRWIEGNDIRLLENGEEFFPRVFDCIANARQEVVIETFILFEDKVGVQLHGVLVEAARRGVQVDLTIDGFGSPDLSDDFIRSLTDAGVRLHVFDPGTRLLGRGFRMNALRRMHRKIVVVDGTVAFVGGINYSADHLQDFGPQAKQDYAVEIHGPLVAEIHRFSHAALAQGQRYQRQRAWWRWRSRLRTQPRNLPHAGSAAAMLVVRDNGEHLSDIERHYRIAIRAARDRIIIANAYFFPGYRFMQELRRAARRGVDVRLILQGEPDMAIVKTAARMLYHQLLRAGVKILEYCERPLHGKVALMDDEWATAGSSNLDPLSLALNLEANVIIRDRAFNQQLYERLQHLTRHCRPIDEKELGELRGFTWLRHVVAYHFTRMYPAWALWQPRHVPRLSPAPAYAEPGRKE from the coding sequence ATGAGCCCGCGGTGGATCGAAGGCAACGACATCCGGCTCCTCGAGAACGGGGAGGAGTTCTTCCCGCGCGTGTTCGACTGCATCGCCAACGCGCGGCAGGAAGTGGTGATCGAGACCTTCATCCTGTTCGAGGACAAGGTCGGCGTGCAACTGCATGGAGTCCTGGTCGAGGCGGCGCGCCGCGGCGTGCAGGTGGACCTGACCATCGACGGCTTCGGCTCGCCCGACCTGTCTGACGACTTCATCCGCTCGCTCACCGACGCCGGCGTGCGGCTGCATGTGTTCGACCCGGGCACGCGGCTGCTGGGACGCGGCTTTCGCATGAACGCGCTGCGCCGCATGCACCGCAAGATCGTGGTGGTCGACGGCACCGTGGCCTTCGTGGGCGGCATCAACTACTCGGCCGACCACCTGCAGGACTTCGGCCCGCAGGCCAAGCAGGACTACGCGGTGGAGATCCACGGGCCGCTGGTGGCGGAGATCCACCGCTTCAGCCATGCGGCGCTGGCCCAGGGACAACGCTACCAGCGCCAGCGCGCGTGGTGGCGCTGGCGCAGCCGCCTGCGCACCCAGCCCAGGAACCTGCCGCATGCGGGCAGCGCCGCCGCCATGCTGGTGGTGCGCGACAACGGCGAGCACCTCAGCGACATCGAGCGGCACTACCGCATCGCGATCCGCGCGGCGCGCGACCGCATCATCATCGCTAACGCCTACTTCTTCCCCGGCTACCGCTTCATGCAGGAGCTGCGGCGGGCGGCGCGGCGCGGGGTGGACGTGCGCCTGATCCTGCAAGGCGAGCCCGACATGGCGATCGTCAAGACCGCCGCCCGCATGCTGTACCACCAGCTGCTGCGCGCGGGCGTGAAGATCCTCGAGTACTGCGAGCGGCCGCTGCACGGCAAGGTGGCGCTGATGGACGACGAGTGGGCCACCGCGGGTTCGAGCAACCTCGACCCCCTGAGCCTGGCGCTCAACCTCGAAGCCAACGTCATCATCCGCGACCGCGCCTTCAACCAGCAGCTGTACGAGCGCCTGCAGCACCTGACGCGGCACTGCCGGCCGATCGACGAGAAGGAGCTCGGCGAGCTGCGCGGCTTCACCTGGCTGCGCCACGTCGTGGCCTACCACTTCACGCGCATGTACCCGGCCTGGGCGCTGTGGCAACCGCGCCATGTGCCGCGCCTGTCGCCTGCGCCGGCCTATGCCGAGCCGGGCCGGAAGGAATAG
- a CDS encoding endonuclease/exonuclease/phosphatase family protein — protein sequence MTDTAAHAIALTVMTVNIHKGFTTFNRKFILPELRDAVRKVGADVVFLQEVMGMNGQHRKASSTVEEPHYEFLADEIWPQYAYGRNMVYPKGHHHGNAVMSKFPIVHYQNHDVSVAGPEKRGLLHCVLRVPGHTVDVHVICVHLGLAEAHRQQQLELLCHMVRGEVPDDAPLVVAGDFNDWRRRAHVLLEREVGLREVFVHAYGEAARTFPARLPLLCLDRIYVRNASVHLPVVLPRRPWSHLSDHAPLAAEIHL from the coding sequence ATGACCGATACAGCGGCCCATGCCATTGCGCTGACCGTGATGACGGTCAACATCCACAAGGGCTTCACGACCTTCAACCGGAAGTTCATCCTGCCCGAATTGCGTGACGCGGTGCGCAAGGTGGGCGCAGACGTGGTGTTCCTGCAAGAGGTCATGGGCATGAACGGGCAGCACCGCAAGGCCAGTAGTACCGTGGAAGAGCCTCATTACGAATTTCTCGCCGACGAGATCTGGCCGCAGTACGCCTATGGACGGAACATGGTCTACCCCAAGGGGCACCACCACGGCAATGCGGTGATGTCCAAGTTCCCCATCGTCCACTACCAGAACCATGACGTGTCGGTGGCCGGCCCGGAAAAGCGCGGGCTGCTGCATTGCGTGCTGCGCGTGCCGGGCCACACGGTCGATGTGCATGTGATCTGCGTGCACCTGGGCCTGGCCGAAGCGCATCGCCAACAGCAGCTGGAGCTGCTGTGCCACATGGTGCGCGGCGAGGTGCCCGACGACGCGCCGCTGGTGGTGGCGGGCGACTTCAACGATTGGCGCCGGCGCGCGCATGTGCTGCTGGAGCGCGAAGTGGGCCTGCGCGAAGTGTTCGTGCATGCCTACGGCGAAGCCGCCCGGACCTTCCCGGCGCGCCTGCCGCTGCTGTGCCTGGACCGCATCTACGTGCGCAACGCCTCGGTGCACCTGCCGGTGGTGCTGCCCCGGCGGCCCTGGTCGCACCTGTCCGACCACGCGCCGCTGGCCGCGGAGATCCACCTCTAG
- a CDS encoding acyloxyacyl hydrolase, with product MEIKRVAIACMLALCACAASAAEGDGGVALLLEGGAAGTGRYIASVGLAWPWSWRRAVEGGEWTGVTELFVSHLSSRVEGGRESRTLVGLLPLVRYRFNGAHSNWFGEAGIGLTYMDALYRTENKQFSTQFNFMSTLGVGRSFGAKREQELSLRIVHISNAGIKNPNPGENFLQLRWSHAL from the coding sequence ATGGAAATCAAGCGCGTCGCCATCGCCTGCATGCTGGCGCTGTGCGCGTGTGCCGCGTCGGCCGCCGAGGGAGACGGCGGCGTCGCGCTCTTGCTCGAGGGCGGCGCCGCCGGCACGGGCCGCTACATCGCGAGCGTGGGGCTGGCGTGGCCTTGGTCCTGGCGGCGCGCGGTGGAGGGCGGCGAATGGACAGGCGTGACCGAGCTGTTCGTGAGCCACCTGAGCTCGCGCGTGGAAGGCGGGCGCGAGTCGCGCACGCTGGTGGGCCTGCTGCCGCTGGTGCGTTACCGCTTCAACGGCGCCCACTCGAACTGGTTCGGGGAAGCCGGGATCGGCCTGACCTACATGGACGCGCTGTATCGCACCGAGAACAAGCAGTTCAGCACGCAGTTCAACTTCATGAGCACCCTCGGTGTCGGCCGCAGCTTCGGCGCCAAGCGCGAGCAGGAACTGAGCCTGCGCATCGTCCACATCTCGAACGCCGGCATCAAGAACCCGAACCCGGGCGAGAACTTCCTGCAGCTGCGCTGGTCGCACGCGCTGTAG
- a CDS encoding flavodoxin family protein, which produces MTIRKGQAPPMLARDAFHARFMQDFVDPAFQAEAPALSRLEEIAWQAYQAGRKAPRTAKAGPGFADPDYQLSVEWRATRDRLAAAQARWSQPQTPSRVLLVAGGSRNDGSCPGEMSKTFRLAQIARETVAAQGIEADLLDLSELTSGYSHHIHPCKGCLSTAMPLCHWPCSCYPNHALRQTGDWMAEIYERWVSAHGVLLVTPVYWYQAASPMKLMIDRLVCADGGNPDPTSTHGKRPEEAKALEMAGWDYPKHLAGRAYGVVVHGDVAGIDSVRRALTDWLDWMGLIDAGFQARLDRYIGYYEPYATSHEALDRDSGVQEEVRNVARALVHAVGELRAGRLQRPDRALVPPRSK; this is translated from the coding sequence ATGACCATCCGCAAAGGGCAGGCGCCGCCGATGCTGGCGCGCGATGCCTTCCACGCTCGCTTCATGCAGGACTTCGTGGACCCGGCCTTCCAGGCCGAGGCGCCCGCCCTGTCCCGGCTGGAGGAGATCGCCTGGCAGGCCTACCAGGCGGGCCGCAAGGCCCCGCGCACGGCCAAGGCCGGTCCCGGCTTCGCCGACCCGGACTACCAGCTGTCGGTGGAGTGGCGGGCCACACGCGACCGGCTCGCCGCCGCGCAGGCCCGCTGGTCGCAGCCGCAGACGCCCTCGCGCGTGCTGCTGGTGGCCGGCGGCTCCCGCAACGACGGCAGCTGTCCCGGCGAGATGTCCAAGACCTTCCGGCTGGCGCAGATCGCGCGCGAGACCGTCGCGGCGCAAGGCATCGAAGCGGACTTGCTCGACCTGAGCGAGCTCACCTCGGGCTACAGCCACCATATCCATCCGTGCAAGGGCTGCCTATCCACGGCGATGCCGCTGTGCCACTGGCCCTGCAGCTGCTATCCCAATCATGCCTTGCGGCAGACCGGCGACTGGATGGCCGAGATCTACGAGCGCTGGGTCAGCGCGCACGGCGTGCTGCTGGTCACGCCGGTGTACTGGTACCAGGCGGCCAGCCCGATGAAGCTGATGATCGACCGCCTGGTCTGCGCCGACGGCGGCAACCCCGATCCCACCAGCACCCACGGCAAGCGGCCGGAAGAGGCCAAGGCACTGGAGATGGCCGGCTGGGACTATCCCAAGCACCTGGCCGGGCGCGCCTACGGCGTCGTGGTGCATGGCGACGTCGCCGGCATCGACTCGGTGCGACGCGCACTCACCGACTGGCTCGATTGGATGGGACTGATCGATGCCGGCTTCCAGGCGCGGCTGGATCGCTACATCGGCTACTACGAGCCCTATGCCACCAGCCACGAAGCGCTGGACCGCGACTCCGGCGTGCAGGAGGAAGTGCGCAACGTCGCGCGCGCCCTGGTGCATGCGGTGGGCGAGCTGCGTGCCGGGCGGCTGCAGCGCCCCGACCGCGCGCTGGTGCCGCCGCGAAGCAAATAG
- a CDS encoding Spy/CpxP family protein refolding chaperone: MKSARHMFAAALLASLGLAATAQTPAAAPPAGTPPAASDSRGHHDPARMQQRMQQRLADLKQKLQLMPGQEGAWTAYTGALQPSQQMQRPNRDEFAQLTTPQRIDRMRQLRAQRAAEMDRRGEATKAFYASLTPEQQKVFDSETLRGPGGAGGHHRHHHG, translated from the coding sequence ATGAAATCAGCCCGTCACATGTTCGCTGCCGCGCTTCTGGCCAGTCTGGGCCTGGCCGCCACGGCCCAGACGCCTGCTGCCGCGCCGCCGGCCGGCACGCCGCCCGCGGCGAGCGACAGCCGCGGTCACCACGACCCGGCGCGCATGCAGCAACGCATGCAGCAGCGCCTGGCCGACCTCAAGCAGAAGCTGCAGCTCATGCCTGGGCAGGAAGGCGCCTGGACCGCCTACACCGGCGCCCTGCAGCCCTCGCAGCAGATGCAGCGGCCCAACCGCGATGAGTTCGCGCAGCTGACCACGCCGCAGCGCATCGACCGCATGCGCCAGCTGCGGGCGCAGCGCGCGGCCGAGATGGACCGGCGCGGCGAGGCCACCAAGGCCTTCTACGCCTCGCTCACGCCCGAGCAGCAAAAGGTGTTCGACAGCGAAACGCTGCGCGGCCCCGGCGGCGCAGGCGGCCATCACCGCCATCACCACGGCTAA
- a CDS encoding alkene reductase has translation MPTLFDPLHVGRWQLPNRIVMAPLTRNRAPGAVPTPLMAEYYTQRASAGLLVSEATAISAQAQGYADVPGLYSTEQLDAWRQVTQAVHHRHGRLVVQLWHVGRVSHVDLQPGGQRPVAPSAIAARTKTFLIRPDGTGAFVPTSEPRALDASELPSIVHDYRQAARHAIHSAGFDGVEVHAANGYLLDQFLKTGANQRSDDYGGSIENRARLLLEVMRAIADEVGGDRVGVRLSPVTPANDIVDDNPQPLFNHVMRQLARLGLAYIHVIEGATGGTREIAERPFDYGAMRRAYQLAGGSGAWMVNNNYDQDSAQQALDGGADLIAFGKLYIANPDLVDRFRVKAPLNAPDRSTFYGGGARGYTDYPRLT, from the coding sequence TTGCCCACACTGTTCGATCCCCTCCACGTCGGCCGCTGGCAGCTGCCCAATCGCATCGTGATGGCGCCGCTCACCCGCAACCGCGCGCCCGGCGCGGTGCCCACGCCGCTGATGGCCGAGTACTACACCCAGCGCGCCAGCGCCGGCCTGCTGGTCAGCGAAGCCACGGCGATCAGCGCGCAGGCCCAGGGCTACGCCGACGTGCCCGGCCTGTACAGCACCGAACAACTCGATGCCTGGCGGCAGGTGACGCAGGCCGTGCACCATCGCCACGGCCGCCTCGTGGTGCAGTTGTGGCACGTGGGCCGGGTCTCGCATGTGGACCTGCAGCCGGGCGGCCAGCGCCCGGTTGCGCCCTCGGCCATCGCCGCCCGCACCAAGACCTTCCTGATCCGTCCGGACGGGACCGGCGCCTTCGTGCCCACGTCCGAGCCGCGCGCGCTCGACGCCTCGGAACTGCCGAGCATCGTGCACGACTACCGCCAGGCCGCGCGCCACGCGATCCACAGCGCCGGCTTCGACGGCGTGGAGGTCCATGCGGCCAACGGCTACCTGCTCGACCAGTTCCTCAAGACCGGCGCCAACCAGCGCAGCGACGACTACGGCGGCTCCATCGAGAACCGCGCGCGTCTGCTGCTCGAAGTGATGCGTGCCATCGCCGATGAAGTGGGCGGTGATCGCGTCGGTGTCCGCCTGTCACCGGTGACGCCGGCCAACGACATCGTGGACGACAACCCGCAGCCGCTGTTCAACCACGTGATGCGGCAGCTCGCGCGGCTGGGCCTGGCCTACATCCACGTGATCGAAGGCGCCACCGGCGGCACGCGCGAGATCGCCGAGCGTCCGTTCGACTACGGTGCGATGCGCCGCGCCTATCAGCTGGCCGGCGGCAGCGGGGCCTGGATGGTGAACAACAACTACGACCAAGACAGCGCCCAGCAGGCGCTGGACGGCGGCGCCGACCTGATCGCCTTCGGCAAGCTGTACATCGCCAACCCGGACCTGGTCGACCGTTTCCGCGTCAAGGCCCCGCTCAACGCACCCGACCGCAGCACCTTCTATGGCGGCGGTGCCCGGGGCTACACCGACTACCCGCGACTCACTTGA
- a CDS encoding YbfB/YjiJ family MFS transporter gives MHEPEPAPAMLLRLALALSLGAAVSLGVTRFAYGLLLPPMRADLGWSYTLAGAMNTANALGYLLGALATPRLMRTLGPARLVLGGAALSSLFMGLSGFFTDAGALLAQRVLAGVASAFLFIAGGLLAARLGTLQPARAGLLLGLYYGGTGFGIVLSALLVPAALEAASARPHGWAWSWWLLSLACFLASAVLAWPSRVLSALHQDSGPAAAQAAAAPLRWQVFGAALAGYAMFGVGYIGYMTFVIALLREQGTSQGGITLFYALLGAAVVASSRIWAGLLDRYRGGQALAILNALLGAATLLPALSTAWPLVLLSGLVFGGVFLSVVASTTALVRHNLPSAQWAAGISAFTIVFAAGQIVGPTIVGWIADGTGGLARGLVFSAVALWLGALLAWRQKPLASPLKH, from the coding sequence ATGCACGAGCCTGAGCCCGCACCCGCCATGCTGCTGCGCCTGGCGCTGGCCCTGTCGCTCGGGGCCGCGGTGTCCTTGGGCGTGACGCGGTTTGCCTACGGGCTGCTGCTGCCGCCGATGCGCGCCGACCTCGGCTGGTCGTACACGCTGGCCGGAGCGATGAACACCGCCAACGCGCTCGGCTACCTGCTGGGCGCGCTGGCGACGCCGCGGCTGATGCGGACCCTGGGCCCCGCGCGCCTGGTGCTGGGCGGCGCCGCGCTGTCGAGTCTGTTCATGGGCCTGAGCGGCTTCTTCACCGATGCCGGCGCCTTGCTGGCGCAGCGCGTGCTCGCGGGCGTGGCCAGTGCTTTCCTCTTCATCGCCGGCGGACTGCTGGCGGCGCGGCTGGGAACGCTGCAACCGGCGCGCGCCGGCTTGCTGCTGGGCCTGTATTACGGCGGCACCGGCTTCGGCATCGTGCTGTCGGCGCTGCTGGTGCCGGCCGCGCTCGAGGCGGCGAGCGCGCGTCCCCATGGCTGGGCCTGGTCCTGGTGGCTGCTGTCGCTGGCGTGCTTCCTGGCCTCCGCAGTTCTGGCCTGGCCGTCCCGTGTGCTGTCGGCGCTGCACCAGGACAGCGGGCCCGCAGCGGCGCAGGCCGCGGCAGCGCCGCTGCGCTGGCAGGTGTTCGGCGCGGCCTTGGCAGGCTACGCGATGTTCGGCGTCGGCTACATCGGCTACATGACGTTCGTGATCGCGCTGTTGCGCGAGCAGGGCACCAGCCAGGGCGGCATCACGCTGTTCTACGCGCTGCTCGGCGCCGCGGTGGTCGCCTCGTCGCGGATCTGGGCCGGCCTGCTCGATCGCTACCGCGGCGGGCAGGCGCTGGCGATCCTGAACGCTTTGCTGGGCGCGGCCACCCTGCTGCCCGCACTCAGCACGGCGTGGCCGCTGGTGCTGCTCTCGGGCCTGGTGTTCGGCGGCGTATTCCTGTCGGTGGTGGCGTCCACCACCGCGCTGGTGCGCCACAACCTGCCGTCCGCCCAATGGGCGGCCGGCATCAGCGCCTTCACCATCGTGTTCGCGGCCGGCCAGATCGTCGGCCCCACCATCGTCGGCTGGATCGCCGACGGCACGGGCGGGCTGGCGCGCGGGCTGGTGTTCTCCGCCGTCGCGCTGTGGCTGGGCGCGCTGCTGGCCTGGCGGCAGAAGCCGCTGGCGAGTCCACTGAAACACTGA